TTATAACTCTCACACAGCCACATCCTATCCCTTGCAGAGACAGCCTCCCACAATGACCCACATGCCTCACAATTTCATAGTGTACAGTTAAAACATGCCACACATGGATCCCTCACATACAATTAGAGATGATACACAATCAGAAACACACATTTACCACAAAAATAGGGTCACAAAGGAAAATTAATATATACTTTCATGCTCATTAACCTGATTTATATAcaatcagaaaaatgagaatcacaAAATCATGCCAAACAGCAGTCACAttcttacattctctctctctctcctctctctctctctctctctctctctctctctctctctctctctctctcctccctccctccctcccttcctctgtcactcccccctccctcctttcctccttccctccctccccagagcTTGAATCTTGCCTGCTCACAAATCCCTCAAGCTCTGATACTAGATGCtgtttcttcagccccagcttGCACCAAACTCAAGTAGCTGCAAAATGCTGGGCTCGGCAAGGAGCAGACGGCCCCAACTCCTGAACCGgagggttttattatttttccacatAAATTACACAAGCACTTTATAAAATGATTACACAGAAAACACCTTATAAGTGCATAACTTACCCCCCTCCCCAAACAGGATCTGGAGAAATGGGCTGAGTTTGTGTGAAGCCTGTCTGTGCATACCTGGGTGCTGCTCTGAAGTGTTGTGAGGGCCTGCCGGGCCACGTTTGGCTATTGTGTGGGGGCTGTTGTGTCACAGTGTGACTATGGCCTTGTGTTTGAGGAAGAGGAGTCACCCAGGACTACACCTAACACAAGGTCATTGCTAAGAACCCGAGTGTCCATGACACTCCGCCATAGGCCCCTAGGTGTGGCTCTGGGGTGGTACCTGAAGTGACAGTGGTGTtacctctgtgtgtgcctgggtaTAGAGAGCTTTCCAGCTCTCGTACAGATAGCCTGGAGATCCCAGAAGTCCTTCCAAGCCCCACTTCCCTTGGGTCTCTCTGCCCAtattaaaatcataataaaatgaaatagagggAAACGGAGGAGAGGACTCTGGTCAGTTCCAGAGTGGGGCAGGATCACACAGGCTTCTGGAAAGgggtctctgcctctctccccagccctcttccACCGAAGACAGAACAGTGTCCACAGGTGTGTGGATGCGGGGCTTGGCACCATGCCAGAAAAGCCCCGTTCCCCTCCTGCGTGCAGTCAGAACAGGTAGAGAGAGTTTTGGTTCTCTGGACAGCTCTCAACTGGGCTTGGGTCCCACTGAGTGGAGGTGCAGGCTCACTCGCAGGCCGAAGCCACCGACGTGACGCTGGTGATTTTGGTGGAGTCGTCAGACCAGGGCTGCAGGTTCTGCAGGGCAAAGAGCGACGAGTTGTGCACACACAGTGGGTCTGCGGGCAGGGGCTGGGCCAGGCTCTTCTGGAAAGCCTCCTGCTGCAGCTGCAAGAGGATGCGGTTCGCCTGCTGCCTCTCGGCCTCTCGCTCCTCTGCCGTCTGCCGCCTGCATTGGGAACAAACTGTTACCGGCCAAGACTCACCCTCTTCGCGCGTGCCTGCGCAGGCCCGCAGTACGCTCCCAGGAGACAGCCCCTTATGCACCCCCTGAGTCCTGTGTGGGCCCCTTTAATGCACTCTCCACTCTTGGGGATACTGACTatgacaaaaaaacaacaacaacaaccccagGAACCCCAAAAATGGATGCAGCAGAAGTATCCTAGAGGAGCAGTGAAAAAACCCAAGGATCCTAACCTGCTAGGCCTCCCCCATTAAAGCACAGCACCTACACTCTCACTGGCATAGGCTGATTTATCCCAAGACCAGGTGCTATCCCAAGCCCGACAAGCTCTACCGCATGAAGGCACAGGAGGAGGACCAGAAGAAAGAcctgtcttttccttctctcctccagccTGACCGAGGCCTCAGATTTCCTGTGCCAAATCCCGTGTCCCTAAGCTCCCGCTGGACCCACTAGCTTCCTCCCGGGCGGTCTTGGGAGGCAATGACTCACTTATTCCATTTAATGCGGCCCCTCCACCCTGTCAACTGAGATCAAACGTCTGTCTCTAAGGTGGACAGACCTAATGGGAGTCCCCGGGGCCTCCAGAAGCAATTTGTAGGCGATCGATGAAGCCGCTTGAAGCCTTCGGCTCTGCCCGAGGCGGGGCGGACGCCGGCTTGCTCGCACAGCGGATTCCTgacttttccttgtctttctaatcttcctgtcttccttgaaTTTTTAAACTGCCCAAATGTTTCCCTTCATGCTGTTTTATCCCGTGTTTCCTCTCTATCCCTCTGTTTTCTCTGAATTAGGGGAAATTCAaaccatgtttaaaaataatccGATATCTTCCTTTTCACACAGACTCATCCACGCCCCTttcctaccttatttttttttattttcttctaaaatgggCTATCTTTGTTCCTTTGTGTTTAAGTTTCTCTCCTTGCCTGTGGATGGCTTTCTGCACACCACCACCCTTCTCCACGCTCGCGTCACCTTAAGCTTTAGGAGCACCAGCCACCCTCCTCAGCTAGCCCTGCTCCTCTCTTTTACTAGCTTTCCAAAGGACTGAAGCCACGCTCGCCACTCCTTCCCCAACCACAGGAATGTTGGTGGGGGGCAGCCGACTTGCAGGGCCAGGGCTTCCTTTGTGGCCTCGAAGGCGGAATCCAGGCAGATTCCTCGCCTTCATTCAGAAAAAGAGGAAACTCCAATTCCTTCCTCCCGCCCCAGGCCCGCCCGGAGCGGCGCCGCCGACTTTGCCCAGACTCATGCCACACACCTCCCCAGGGTCTGAGCTGAGACTCCTAGCAGCAAAGGAGAAACCAGAATGTGGACAAGGTGTGAGCACAGGCGCAACGGTGCAAGAAGGTGCATCTGGAGAAAGGCTGGGTATGGACAGAGAATAAAGCTGCCTAGTGTGTGTGATGCTTAATATTCATGAGAACTGGTGGAAAAGGTGAGCAGAGCAAGGTCCAGGCATATGCATTCGGAAAAATAAAAAAGCGAGAGCGTGGTAAGTGCTGTTGTCGTATGTCAGAAGGGAaaatgtctctttctttctcacgCACACCCATCTGCTCCTAATTGATCCCCCCCTTTCAGTGGGACCCAAGAATCCCCGCCACAGCCGGCACAGATTGATTTTCCTCTTCTAGGATGGGGGACGTCTGCTCAGAGCTCACGCGCCTAGGGAGGAAGCAGTAAGTAGCGGCAGCCGGCGGTCCGGGGGCCCCAGACGCTCCTTCGGAGAGTCCGGCTGGAGCGCAGAAACCTGGCGCGGGCCATTCTGTCTCCAAGTCACAGGGTCAGGGGAGGTACCACCCAGTAAATGCAGGCTGGGTAATCAAAAGGCCCCTAAAGGACTCCCTGAGCACAGAAGTCCGGATGCATAGACTGCTGGTCTACAGGCCTGTTTGCCTCAGAGGCAGAAACCAGGAGTCTATACCCGGATAGAGTGTGCTCTCTAGAAAGCCCTGGAGCTTCTCTTAAAACATTTCTCCAACCCCACCGGTTTACTGCCCTCCATTGTTTGCAGTCCCGGGTGACTGTAGGAGCCCACTTGTCTAAAATAATCAGAAACCAGCATACAGAGGGAATATGTGCAAcccaagagaggcagagaaagcctgCTCCGCCAAGACCGGCCGGCCCCGCAAACTCACCTCCATTTCGTCCGCCGGTTCTGGAACCAGGTTTTGACCTGCGCATCGGTCATTTTGAGCGCCTTGGCCAGAGCAGCGCGCTCCGCCGAAGCCAAGTACTTCTGGCGGTGGAAGCGCTTTTCCAGCTCACAGATCTGCAGGCGTGTGAAGGATGTGCGCGGCTTCTTCTTCTTAGGGGGCGTCCGGTTCTGATAGGGGTGACCTATACGGCGTGTTACAGTGAAGGGTGAGAGGGCCACTGGAGCGGGAGACAGACAGACGGCAGAGGCAAGCGGCAGAGCGTCAGGAGGCGTCCCAGGCCCAACACCCCGCGAGTCAGAGCGCAGTGGTTAGACCCCCTTAAAAGCAAGGCAGCGATCTTCCCGGCAACCCTCCACTCCAAGCCCGGGGCCCGCAAAAGACTCCCTCCTATCCGCCAGGCTGACGCCTCCCCGAGCCGCCACTTCGGAAAACCTCCCTAGCCTGGGGCTTCGCAGATCCCATCCACTTCCCCTGCggctcccctctcccccacccagGGGCAGTTAAACACCCAGCTTCTCCAACCTCAGCCACTAAACTTAAAAGGGTCACTCCAAAAGTAAGAGGTCCAACCTCTAGGACCTTTTCAGAGTCTTGGTAATAGCCCCACACAGCAGGTATAGGTACAAACTTCCAGATCTGTACTCCCGGCGGACACGATGCACACCTAGACAAGCCGGAGGACGCAGGGCAATACGGGACTACAGCCATTCACTCACTCCCTCAGAACCTCCTTCAGGCCTGCTGCTGTGGTTGACAATGACTCCCCGGAGTAGGCCTGGGCCAGATCCCTTTTGTATAGTAGGCtgtgggacagacagacagacagacagacagacagacagacagacacacacacacacacacacacacacacacacacacacacacacacacacgacagtgGGCTCATAGTGTAGATTCTAGCAAAGCCCCTCAAGACTGGATAGGAAGAGTGAGACAGGCTCTAGGCCTTGACTCCTCCCTCATGAGAGGGCTTTGGTTGTCTCACTGGAGTCCCTTGACCAAGGACCCTTCTTGGATACCCCAAAGCAAGCACAAAGACTTTCCCTTTTCTGCTGTGGTCCCAAAGTCTGTTCGGGGCCTGGACAGACTCTCTGCATGTGTTGTCTGTAACAGAAGCAGGGGCCTAGGGTAACTTTCGATGGCCTGGAGAGGTCTAGCTGTAGACTGTTCTTtccatatgaaaacacacacacacacacacacaacttcgcAGTTAAAGCTTGGAACTTGCCTGGGGGAGTTCCAGCCACAAGCAGCGACCTAAACCTCCTACCTCCCCTTTCTAAGGCCCAATAGTTAACTGGGGACCAATTCCTAACAGCTGCGAGGAATTGGGGCCTGAACTTGCCTAGGACAACTTACAGTCTCAGGACCCGGGAACAACTAAAGGCAACCAGCAGGAAGTAAGCGCCGGGGAAGAGGGCACACCAGAGCTGGGGCCGAGTGAACCGAAGCCGGGGCAGAGCGAGCTAGGGCATAGGGGAGGGAGCCGCCGAGAGCCCAGCAGCTGTCCGCCACCGAGAGCATACTGGCCCAGGAGTTGCCCTTTAGCCAACTCGCTAGCCAGGAGGGTGCATTATTCATCCCAGAAATCGGAGAATAGACCCCCTGGGAGAGGTACTGAGGATGAAAATGAAGAGCGAAGAGCAGCCCAACCCCTTGCTACCACTAACCCTGAAGAAGCCTGGAAGAAAGCTGGCTGGGTCTGCTCCTTCACCCAGGCTTGAGGCCTTTTCAGATCTGCATCAACCGGTACCAGAGCTCAGAGCACCcaagtatgagtgtgtgtgtggagtaggGGACAAGAGGTAGGAGAACCTTTTTGGGGCCTAATTCCTGGCCTGCTTCAGTAAACCGTAACAAGGACAGAAAAACAGTTTTGCTCACATGGCATGCTCTCTCAGACCTGCAAGCCTCAACTGTTGACAGAGGTGGTCCTGAATCTACAGCCCTCCACCTGACTGGGGATCCCGAGAGGGGACCACGGTTTGCTACTATGAACGAGGTCCCAGAGTAGAGACAGAAGTGCTCGGGCTGCCAGAACTCTTCGAGCTTAACGCTTCTTAGCACACAGAATCCTGCAGGAGACTGAACTTGGGGAACGCACTAGGCGACCTGGCGCTCAAAAAGCTCAAAAAGCTTCAAGCTTCAGCAGGGTAGGGGTAGCACATTAGCCCGAGCCACGGCCAGGCGGGGCGTGCGCGGGCCGGACTCACCTGTGAACCTGTCCTTTGTGTATCTGCGGTTACTCTCCATCCAGGGGAAGGTGAGGCCAGTGAGGTTGTTGACACCAGGCACCGCAGGCACAGAGGGCACAGTAGGCAAGCCAGTGGCCAGGGGCTGGGGGTGAGCCACCGCTCCGGCCAGCGGCCTGTGAGCCGGCACCCGGATCACCCCTGCAGCGCTCAGCGCCCCAGCGCCTCCAGCGCCCCCACCGCCGCCGCCCGGACCAGGGCCGCCCGCCAAGGCCATGTTCACGTTGTAGGAGCCGGCCAGTGGGCCCATGCTGCAggcgccgccgccgccgccgcccgcCGGGCCGCCGGGACCACCCGGGCCACCAGCGCCATACGCTCCTGTGGCCCCGGCCCCCGCCCCAGCGGCGGAACTCCCGCCACCGTAAGTGTAGGCGCCTCCGACCAAACAGCCAAGGCCGTATTCTCCGTCCTGGAGGCGCGAAGCGGGCCCCATGCAGCCTCCCTGGTCGGGGCTGTTGAGGATCTGATCGATGCCGAAGCTGATGGGCTCCGCGTGGCCCGGGTGGAGGTGGTGGGGACCCAGGTGCTCCATGCTGGCCCCGGCCCCACGCGGGGGCCCGGGCGCGGACGCTCGCTGCGCTGGACTACCCCGGTAGCTAGCAGGGGCGCGGAGACAACCGCGGCTCCAGGCTGCGCTGAGACTTGAAGGCGAAGTGTGCAGCAGGGCCAAagtaggggggaggggagagagaggggggagctatattcttcccctctccggcttctccttcccttctcaggCTGCTCGCTCGCCGTTGACTCTGGGACATCAATCACCGGGCGAAAAAGCCCTGAGCGAGCGAGCCTAGCTGTTTCGGCCGGGTCTCTCCATTGGCTGTGCGTGGAGAGGAGCCGGGTGAATGACAGCgcgggggaggggaagggagggggagaaggaggccAGGAGCCCAGACAGATGCCGGAGCCAGAGACACAGGAACGAGATCAGGGCTCTGAGTAGTTCCAGcgaagagaaaagaggaatacCACAGCGAGAGGTTTAAAacgagaaagaaaagaacagcaaGCAGACATTCCcagagacggacagacagacggacCCAAGGAGAGGGAAGTCAGAGCCCTTTCCCAGGCCTGGCAGGAACCACCCCCCTCACTTTGAACAGGGCCAAAGGAGTCCAGCCCACCAGGCCCCTGGGGACAGGTGTCCTGCCCAACTGGAGAATCTCCCCAAGGGCTGAGCTGGGAAACACCTGTCAGTCAACCAGGCGATTTACTGCAACTTCAAGTCCAGCTTGTTAGAAAGTAGAAGACTGTCTACTCCCCAGGTATGGAGCCCAGGCCCCGAGGCAGGACGGTGAGTTCAGGCTTGTCCTTTAAAACAGGTCCTATGAACAAACTGCCTGTATATTGTTATAAAAATTAGCAGCCACTCCAGCTCAGCCTCTTTAGAGAATTTGAGGAAAGAGGAGTCATCCCGAAAAGCAGGCACAAGTCAAAGGATTGGTTTGGGACCTGTGTTAGGGTGTCCACTCCTCCAAGTACCCCTTTCGCTTTGAATACACAGATGTGCCAAAAAGCAGTCCCTTTGAGGTCTGAAAGAACCCCACTGGTTCAACTAGCCCAGGACTGGCTTTTCCAAGCCAGACTTGGAACTGTTGTGAGGAGGAGTTATTCCTTTGTTTTTAGACTCCTTGGAGTGAGACCCTGGGTCCTAGGGCTGTGGGGGCTGGAGCTGGTGGGACTAGGATTGGGGACATGCATCCAGGACAAAGGTTGGCCTTTTAAAGTTTCGCCTCTGCTGCCTGGCTGAGAAGGGAactcccttctctgtttcctctctttctgGTCTCCAGTGGGGAAAGGTCTGTTGCCTCCTAGGAGCCAAGTTCTGGGATAGTAAAGCATAGGCTGTGATTTCTCATCTGTTTTAGGTCCATTTCATACTCAACCtgggagcggggggggggggtctctaaCAGGCAAAATGCTAACATGTGAAAACTGCACTCACCAAGTCCTATTGTCATCTGTTTGTTTTGGCCACATCTGTCTGTCACCCTCACTTGAAGAGCCTTCCTCAGAGGCAggaaatgatatatatatatatatatatatacatatatatatatatatatgtatatatatatatatatatatatatatatatatatctgctcCCCTTCCTCCCGATACAGCCCCAGCAAATAAAATATGCTCATCTTGAATGAGTAATAAATGAGTGAAGACTTACCCAACAAACATTTGTGTACTTAAAGTGGGCCTGGCACTTTCTAGGCACTGTGGGGAAACAGCAAAATGTCTCAGAGAACTTACACTCTAAACACTGGGTCAGACAATAAACTAAGGATAAGGCAGAACTTGGTAATATGGATAACTATAGAAACTCAATGCCAATGCTGTCTCTCGAAGATAAATGCTCTATCTTGTCCTCCAAGCCAGTTGGGCAAATGTTCATTTAAGACATGAAGCTGGCAGCTGTGAAACCAAACCAACCAGGAGAGCAGTGCTTCACCGGCCTGCCCAGCCTTTGCTCCTCACACAACCAGAGTCTGCTCTGTACCTTGACCCACACAGCTCCATGACTTACTTGGGAAGTTGTCTAAACTTGAATGAGTTCTTCCTTCCTCTTATCTTGAAAGATCTAGAACAGAATGCAGcataaatattttctgagaaactccTGTGTCAGATACCACATCACACATTCATTAAAACCCATACCAACTCTAAAAAGTTGGTGAGAATGGCCCAATACTTATACCTAATAAAGCCGAGTGAGTGTCCATAGCAGCACTGTTCCTAACAGCTAGAAAAGCACAGACCATTCCATTTGTCCATCAACcgatgaacaaataaacaaactagaACATTATCTCACCATAAAAGGGAAGTAAGTAAGTGCTTGCTCAAGCCACAATGAAGATGAACCTAGGAAAtatgctaagtaaaataagccaggcacaaagGCACACATATTATGCACAGCATTACGTAAAGTGGCCATGATAGAGAACTCCACAGGACAGAAAGTAGATCCGTGGTGGCAGCCAGAGCTAGAAGCAGTGGGGAAATGACTGCCGCTGAGTGCAGTTTCTTTGGGGATGATTAAAACTTTCTGAAATTAGGTGTTGGTGATGGCCGCAAAACTTCATGGGTGTTCTAAAAGTCACTGAactgtgctttttaaaagtttgaaaagtTTGGGATGTGAATTacacatcatttaaaatttttagattggtggcacacacctttaatccctgcactccggaggcagaggcaggcagatctctgtgagttcaaggccagcctcgtctccagagtgagtgccaggataggctccaaagctacacagagaaaccctgtgtggaaaaaagaatttagatttatttatcctgttttatgtgtatgagtgttttgcctgcgtgtgtgtgtgtgtgtgtgtgtgtgtgtgtgtgtgtgcatgtctggtacctgaagaggccagaagagggtgtctgagtgcctggaattggagttatgactgtttgtgagctaccatgtgggttctgggaactgaatcccagTCCTCTCTGCAAGAACATTAAGTGCTCTCAATTAccgagccaactctccagccccctatatgccattttaaataaaagacgATTTGTTCAAAGTTCCATAGACAAAAGAGGATTGCTCTGGGAAGTCAATATCTAACACTGTTTGTATTTTGAGGTTGAAAGCTATGGCAGAGGGCTCTGTGGCATCCTTGAGGTTGGAGCCCAGAGGGCTTGCTTCTGTTAGTCTAACCACAGCTCTGCCTGCCGCAGATCTGTCCCCTTCATTCAGAGCAATACCTTTGTGTCATTCTGAGACCCTTGCAGGACACCACTTGAGTGTTCCACAAACTCTGCCCTCTCCTTGCAATGCTGTACCTTTCTGGTCCCGTTGCCTTCCTGTCCTGCTTCTCCCAATTCCTGGCCCCAACTCCTGTTGGCCCACCTCTTAAACTCCTCAGATCTAGCACCAGCTGTCCAGGGTATCTCAGAGGACACTTCGCCCTTGTTGGCCCAGGCAAAGCTTGGCAGAGGTCACAACTACCCACTAAGATTGTGTGGCTAACAAAACCCAGCAGCCGGGGGTGCTTTGGTTTTCCCCTGCCCTCCCAACCTATTTTCTGAGTCACTTTTTTATCTGAATTCAGTCCTGGAAggagggatttctgtgagtccactATGTTGGTATTTGTCCTGGGTAGCTGGGAAAGCCCCGATGCTTAGGCTTAGCATCCATCTCAGTCCCTATGTAGGAAGACGAAAGACCAGAAGACCTGGCTTTGTTGGGCTCTGGTCCCTCTCCTCCTTACCTAAGCACATTGTTTCTTTGGTGCAGCATCTGTGATTCTGATGCAGTTTCTCTCATCTTCCAGAGTAGCTCTGCTaggcaagagggagggagggagaggaagcaggactTACAGACCACCTGAGATGTCCTGGGTACCCTCAACCACAGTAGTAATCTTTCCaccaaccttcctaattctgtaaTTTTTGTTATCTACCCCAGCAAACCCAGGCACTGGATGCTGGGAAGAGGCACCCTGGACTCCACTTAGCACAAGGTACTTCCTCAATGCTAAACTTGACTCTTGCCATACATATTGTCCAGGTGAGCTTCACATCCTTCTCTCTAGTCCTCCTGGGCCCACCTGGCAATCATGCCCCTCAGTACCAGCTCCCTCTTGCTGCCTGCAGAATAAAGAAGTACCTCCAATTAAAAGAGGAGCAGCTGGAActgaggctgggggaggagggaaagaagagggaggccCCAGAGGGAGTCCTCTTTGGATCCCAACAGCTTCCAGTGGGAGAGACCCCTGGGCCAAGGGTTGTCCTTTGGCTTAGGGATATGTGTGGTGACTTAATTACTTTGTGTTGGTGGGACTGTGTGGGAAAGTTGGGTGTGGAAGTATAACAGTGAGGACTGGATGGCCTGGGCAGATGTCATGGGCATGTCTTTAAGgagtaatttaaaatgttttccccaTGAATATTTATTGTCTGTGATGGATCGGGCGCTGGGTCCTAGTGAGATGGCACCACAAGTGAAACACTGGGAAGCtggtggaagagaaagggaaTCTGGGTTGTTTCTGCAGCTGCACTGTCAGCTAAGGGGGTGTGTGGACGTGAGCACGTAAGCGCAGCGAGGTTGCTGGAATGGAATTGGTGTCTGTCTCTACAACTGTCCTATGTGCGCGTATGTGGGAATGATTGTGTCAAGTTTGTTATCTGTGGGGGAGAGGCCTTATTTTTCTAGTGTAGTTGTCAGAAAAACGGCCACATCTGGGGCTAGGgtggaacagagagaggggagaccaGAGGAAGAGAAGTGGTAAAGGGCTGTGTAAAATGGAGCCTGCATCCTGGAGGTGTCCTCTCTGCCTTAGTAAAGGAGCTGGGAAAGGTTCCCTTCAGCAGATAGGAGCTGTCGGGGATTTGGGGagtcaaagacacagagaagggcACTCTACTTGAGGAGGGTTTGGGTGGATGGCAGTTTCTAGTACCCAGACTGGAAGGAAAAGGAGACTGAGCAGGATAGACTGCTCcagcattccaggccagcctctcaTAATCCCCACCTAGTCACAACCCCCACTCAATCCTAAAACGAGAGACACACTTTTTCCCCCCTCAGAGGAAGGGCCTTGAATGGGCAAAGGACAAAGGGATGGGGGATAGACAGACACCTCTCTGTTCACCAGGTTTCAACTCAGTTTCTACCTGAAATTAAGGTAATTCTCTCTACCCACCAGGGCCCATTAAAGCTGGGCAGTTAGTCTCTTTGGAATAGGGTCCTTCCTTGGGGTGCCATTCACTCTTGGCATAAAGCTTCCTGCCTTTCCCTGACAAACTTCTTCCCAAGACAATCAGTACAAAAATGCTTCGGACTAGAATATGTTTGATGCTAAGTCTCCTCCCAGGATGCCAGAACCCCAGAAAGGATAAGATGTATGTGGTCTGAGAGAATACTCAGGGTAGGACAGACTTCCTTTGTCCTATCCTCCATAGGATACCCTGCGGAGCAAGAGTTCAGTTGGCCACCATTGATCCCAGAGGGGAGGTTCAGCCTGGGTCCAAGATGAGCTTCTCCCACCCATCCACTCTGTTGAGCATGTGAGTCTGCAGAGTGGTATTTACACAGTAGAGAACATCTGGGGGTGGACCCCAGGTTAAGAtgtggaagaaggggaagagtcCTTAGAGGTCACCAGCCAGGTGCTGGCACAGCACCATCTAATCCCTGTGACACGTGGGGCTTCCTTTGTGTACTTCAAGTGTGAAACTTCTCAGCAAGCATTGAACAAGCTTTCACTCTGACCTCTTCTAGATGGAGTAGCATGGATTCCTCATCTATTCAGTCCATATGAGAGCATGGATGCCACTTGTGAGTCACAGTTGAGGGAGGGGTTGTTTGAAGGGATACTTGCAGATCTGGGAAACCTGACTTCCTCAGGAGAGCCCAGGGAGGTGCCAGAGAGGCAGAGTTAAGACTCCGGAGGTGCCCCTGAAGCTCCCAGCTACCACCGTGTGGGCAGGTCTAGTGCTCCCGGGCCCCTCCAGACGCAGGTTTGAAGCCATGGCTGACTATGGGGCTGAATGGATGTGCTTGGAGTGGAAAACTGGGAAAGCCGGCCAGGACCCCACTGCAGGATGAAGTGTGGAGTCTGGCACACCAGTGGCCTCCAATATAAGAGCTGAGCTGGAATTTGGATTTGAAATTAACTCTccaagctccttctccagcagaaAAATAGTGAAGGGTGAAGGGGGAATGGACCGCTGTTATTGGCAGTTAGTGGGTGGGGGTAATACGTGCCACATAGTGTCTGAATGCAGACATCCACAGTCTATACATAAATGGCAAAACACGTATTGCATCCAAACACCCGAAGCTTCCAGATTCAGGCTCGCACCCTCccacaagcagacacacacaggtcCACTTGCACTCCCATGCAAGCACAAGCGTGTGCAGATAGTCCTTCCAGTGTGAACACTCAGACGTTCACAAAGATTTTGGTGTCtgcttttgacacagggtctcactagccaggctagcctcaaactcacagtagttctcctgcctcagcatcccaaagTGCCCGGATCACtcggagttttttttttctttggggccaTACCCGGTGCCGGCAGGTGCAACCTTTCAGTTCAGACaagaacaaaactaaacagaCCCCTCTCCATACACACACCCCTGGGCGGGTCACACCGCAGCTCTCCTGCAGACCTACAGGTACTCGGTACTCGGTACTCGCAGTTCCACAAAGACCTTCCAGCTAAGATTcgcaacaaaacaaacatacagataCCCCACCTTTCCTCTGCGATCTCACTCAAAAAGGTTCGCGTGGAACGAATATACAATTACTACTTTCCCAACTTTCGGGGAAGGCCAAGGAGGAGGACAGAGGCGGGGCGAGCCGCAGGTGCcagaagtggggtgggggagaccaGGGGGAGGGACCGAATCCATATGCATGGGCTCTGAGCACAAAGAGCAGCTGCGG
The DNA window shown above is from Cricetulus griseus strain 17A/GY chromosome 3, alternate assembly CriGri-PICRH-1.0, whole genome shotgun sequence and carries:
- the Tlx1 gene encoding T-cell leukemia homeobox protein 1 isoform X2 codes for the protein MEHLGPHHLHPGHAEPISFGIDQILNSPDQGGCMGPASRLQDGEYGLGCLVGGAYTYGGGSSAAGAGAGATGAYGAGGPGGVIRVPAHRPLAGAVAHPQPLATGLPTVPSVPAVPGVNNLTGLTFPWMESNRRYTKDRFTVALSPFTVTRRIGHPYQNRTPPKKKKPRTSFTRLQICELEKRFHRQKYLASAERAALAKALKMTDAQVKTWFQNRRTKWRRQTAEEREAERQQANRILLQLQQEAFQKSLAQPLPADPLCVHNSSLFALQNLQPWSDDSTKITSVTSVASACE
- the Tlx1 gene encoding T-cell leukemia homeobox protein 1 isoform X1, with amino-acid sequence MEHLGPHHLHPGHAEPISFGIDQILNSPDQGGCMGPASRLQDGEYGLGCLVGGAYTYGGGSSAAGAGAGATGAYGAGGPGGPGGPAGGGGGGACSMGPLAGSYNVNMALAGGPGPGGGGGGAGGAGALSAAGVIRVPAHRPLAGAVAHPQPLATGLPTVPSVPAVPGVNNLTGLTFPWMESNRRYTKDRFTGHPYQNRTPPKKKKPRTSFTRLQICELEKRFHRQKYLASAERAALAKALKMTDAQVKTWFQNRRTKWRRQTAEEREAERQQANRILLQLQQEAFQKSLAQPLPADPLCVHNSSLFALQNLQPWSDDSTKITSVTSVASACE